Proteins from one Salinispora arenicola genomic window:
- a CDS encoding aldo/keto reductase, with the protein MMSYGDRSKSDGWVLTEDAAEPLVRRAVDAGVTFFDTADMYSLGTSEEVTGRLLGKIFPRRDDYVLATKVFFPMGSGPNDSGLSRKHIHTAIDESLRRLGTDHVDLYQIHRWDDQTPIEETMEALHEVVRAGKARYIGASSMAAWQFAKAQHTADMSGWTRFVSMQNHYNLLYREEEREMIPLCRDQGVGVIPWSPLARGLVARAGATEAAATARVSSGDADRREALYGRGDERILRRAAQVANECALPPAQIGLAWLLSKSGVTAPTVGATKERHIDDAVAAVDVSLTEEQIEYLEEPYQPQTIRM; encoded by the coding sequence ATGATGAGCTACGGCGATCGCAGCAAGAGTGATGGGTGGGTGCTCACCGAGGACGCCGCCGAACCTCTCGTCCGGCGGGCAGTCGATGCCGGGGTCACCTTCTTCGACACCGCCGATATGTACTCGTTAGGAACGAGTGAGGAGGTCACCGGCCGTCTGCTAGGTAAGATCTTCCCGCGGCGGGACGACTACGTACTTGCCACCAAGGTCTTCTTTCCAATGGGCAGTGGGCCCAACGACAGTGGGCTATCCCGCAAGCACATTCACACTGCCATTGACGAGTCGCTGCGCCGGCTCGGCACCGACCATGTGGACCTTTACCAGATCCACCGCTGGGACGACCAGACACCGATCGAGGAAACGATGGAGGCCTTACACGAGGTGGTGCGCGCCGGAAAGGCCCGGTACATCGGTGCCTCCAGCATGGCCGCCTGGCAGTTCGCCAAGGCGCAACACACTGCCGACATGTCCGGGTGGACCCGGTTCGTTTCCATGCAGAATCACTACAACTTGCTCTACCGAGAAGAAGAACGGGAGATGATCCCGCTCTGCCGCGACCAGGGAGTCGGCGTCATTCCGTGGAGCCCGCTGGCCCGTGGACTGGTCGCCCGCGCCGGAGCAACCGAGGCAGCGGCCACCGCCCGCGTGTCCAGCGGCGACGCCGACCGCAGGGAGGCGTTGTACGGGCGCGGCGATGAGCGGATCCTCCGACGGGCGGCCCAAGTCGCCAACGAGTGCGCTCTCCCACCAGCACAGATCGGCCTCGCCTGGCTGCTGAGTAAGTCTGGGGTGACCGCCCCCACCGTCGGGGCTACCAAGGAGCGGCACATTGATGATGCTGTGGCGGCGGTGGACGTTTCGCTGACCGAGGAACAGATCGAATACCTCGAAGAGCCCTACCAGCCGCAGACCATCCGCATGTGA
- a CDS encoding DUF3631 domain-containing protein, with protein MTTSEPIDGAAILDALHAALTRYVILPSAEAVDAVALWIAATHAQPAWAHAPRLVIRAPEKRCGKSRLLDVVEGCCHNPLITVNASPAAVYRAIGADIPPTLLVDEADTIFGGKNADAAEDLRGLLNAGHQRNRPAIRWDAGTQRLEKIPTFAMAALAGIGAMPDTIEDRAVVVRMRRRAPGETVAPYRHRRDGPALRAVAQRLAVWLGANLAALEAAEPPMPVEDRAADTWEPLVAVADLAGSTWSARARHAVTTLTAEADEAGNVSTRVRLLADVRTAFTVLGDPPATSTHDLLTALNGDDEAPWAGFGPTGLTGKRLGDLLREFGITSTTIRFPVGQAKGYTREAFTDAWERYCPTPSVPSVPPSFPQVIPGTDYPPGTDRPVPPTPPGRTPGTHQSVPAHQSVPHLSRQNELGTDGTDTPRRHITHRRP; from the coding sequence ATGACCACCAGCGAGCCAATCGACGGCGCGGCCATCCTCGACGCGCTGCACGCCGCTCTAACCCGGTACGTGATCCTGCCGTCCGCTGAGGCGGTCGACGCGGTGGCGCTGTGGATTGCCGCGACCCACGCCCAACCCGCGTGGGCGCACGCGCCCCGCCTCGTGATCCGGGCACCGGAGAAGCGGTGCGGCAAGTCGCGATTGCTGGACGTGGTGGAGGGTTGCTGCCACAACCCGCTGATCACCGTCAACGCGTCCCCTGCCGCCGTCTACCGGGCCATCGGTGCCGACATCCCGCCGACGCTGCTGGTGGACGAGGCGGACACCATCTTCGGTGGGAAGAACGCCGACGCCGCCGAAGACCTACGTGGTCTGCTCAACGCCGGTCACCAGCGCAACCGGCCCGCGATCCGATGGGACGCCGGCACGCAACGGCTGGAGAAGATCCCCACCTTTGCCATGGCGGCACTGGCCGGTATCGGGGCGATGCCCGACACCATCGAAGACCGCGCCGTCGTCGTGCGGATGCGTCGCCGCGCCCCCGGCGAAACCGTCGCTCCCTACCGGCACCGCCGCGACGGACCGGCCCTGCGTGCCGTCGCGCAGCGCTTGGCCGTGTGGTTGGGCGCGAACCTCGCCGCCCTCGAAGCCGCGGAACCGCCCATGCCGGTCGAAGACCGGGCCGCCGACACCTGGGAACCCCTCGTAGCCGTCGCCGACCTGGCCGGTAGCACCTGGTCGGCACGCGCCCGGCACGCCGTGACCACCCTGACCGCAGAGGCCGACGAAGCAGGCAACGTCTCCACCCGCGTACGGCTACTCGCCGACGTCCGCACCGCGTTCACCGTGCTCGGCGACCCGCCCGCCACCTCCACCCACGACCTGCTCACCGCGCTCAACGGCGACGACGAAGCACCGTGGGCAGGATTCGGGCCGACCGGCCTCACCGGCAAGCGACTCGGCGACCTACTGCGTGAGTTCGGGATCACGTCCACCACCATCCGGTTCCCGGTCGGGCAGGCCAAGGGCTACACCCGCGAAGCGTTCACCGACGCGTGGGAACGGTACTGCCCCACCCCATCCGTACCATCCGTACCACCCTCGTTTCCGCAGGTCATCCCCGGTACGGATTACCCCCCTGGTACGGATCGACCCGTACCACCAACCCCACCCGGCCGGACCCCTGGTACGCATCAATCCGTACCAGCACACCAATCCGTACCGCACCTGAGCAGGCAAAACGAGCTTGGTACGGATGGTACGGATACCCCCCGGCGACACATCACCCACCGCCGACCCTGA
- a CDS encoding bifunctional DNA primase/polymerase, which translates to MTRPPTHDLTADALAYAGRGWPVFMLGRTKRPVANCPACPKADEDPTHDQDACPCLTCHGFYAATTEHARVAAIVAAVPTGQLALRTGAASGTVVVDIDPAHGGRTTMTALIDRGLLPPTAYVVTGSGGWHLYYRHPGHRVPCSQGKPRQGLGPGVDVKADGGYVVLPPSVHPRTGRPYRWATSRNARQVGEMPPALLTACLPPPAPPVTTVTGPTRVREEGGISHPDRLLAVLLDRVTAAPEGIRRTTLYGVARGVARMVTAGAIDHADAIAALTDAGRQAEQTERDIRAAIRGGFRAEGVAA; encoded by the coding sequence GTGACTCGACCACCCACACACGACCTCACGGCCGACGCGTTGGCCTACGCCGGTCGTGGTTGGCCAGTGTTCATGCTCGGCCGCACGAAGCGGCCGGTAGCGAACTGTCCTGCCTGCCCGAAGGCGGACGAGGACCCGACCCACGATCAGGACGCCTGCCCGTGCCTGACCTGTCACGGCTTCTACGCCGCCACCACCGAGCACGCCCGGGTAGCCGCGATCGTGGCCGCCGTCCCGACCGGACAACTCGCGCTGCGGACCGGCGCCGCGTCGGGAACCGTCGTAGTCGACATCGACCCGGCCCACGGTGGCCGCACCACCATGACCGCCCTCATCGACCGGGGTCTACTGCCGCCCACCGCGTACGTGGTCACAGGGTCGGGTGGATGGCACCTGTACTACCGACACCCGGGCCACCGGGTGCCATGCAGCCAGGGCAAGCCGAGACAGGGACTCGGCCCCGGTGTCGACGTGAAGGCCGATGGCGGCTACGTCGTGCTGCCGCCGTCGGTGCACCCGCGTACCGGACGCCCGTACCGATGGGCAACCAGCAGAAACGCCCGCCAGGTAGGGGAGATGCCCCCCGCCTTGCTCACGGCCTGCCTGCCGCCGCCAGCACCACCCGTGACGACCGTGACCGGCCCGACGCGCGTGCGTGAGGAGGGGGGCATCTCCCATCCCGACCGCCTCTTGGCCGTGCTGCTCGACCGCGTCACCGCCGCCCCCGAAGGCATCCGCCGCACCACCCTCTACGGCGTCGCCCGGGGCGTGGCCCGGATGGTCACCGCCGGGGCCATCGACCACGCCGACGCCATCGCCGCTCTCACCGACGCGGGCCGCCAAGCGGAGCAAACCGAGAGGGACATTCGCGCCGCCATCCGTGGTGGCTTCCGAGCCGAAGGAGTCGCCGCATGA
- a CDS encoding cell division protein FtsK translates to MTAPDDDRFDWQAAEADLTDPTTGRNAEVVDLDDARARRQASVAPGGDGSDPDDDGEDAESVADDPDRDGGPVDVAEDIPRDVLARQRQRRPILADWARSWRGLRAAVRHQSKDAGYVAAYHAVRLPKYAAKTAVYAPLGLFRGVGRALHWASAEEGNWHLRQAAASRGDADTWMKLDARRQRQTVWRWWVLAASAGAMVAGATVLALGPSWWRWVALLALLPLLATLGRPADKPLTDRVSEGTRYRKLTAELVRRALTSLQLPAINSAVAKDAKAISFPVDIHRDGPGHLAVVDLPYGVEASEVVARRGKLASAMRLPLDQVWPETAPGHTGRLALWVGYEPASQMTPPPWPLLSAGAKVDLFKAFPFATTPRLDTISAEMMFRNWLFGGQPGSGKTFALRLLLLAASLDPRAEIRGYELKGVGDFAVLEPVMSEYGNGFDDDTLARCAAFIDWLYEECRHRSKRIEHYARLGKAPENKVTPELASLKGSGLHPLVAWFDELQELMTSKYGKDAGEKLEKVIKLGRALGVMIAIGTQIPDKDSLPTGISRNVNSRFCLSVADQTANDMILGTSAYKQGLRATVFVPVDEAGWGILRGFGPKASAVKSYYVNTATAAQVVTRAVALRQSSGTLPVPDEQTRQVAPVADVLGDLARVWPGDEKSAWNETLCGLLAELRPDVYGGWEAAQLTTALKPHPSIKVADVGRRIDGKSVTRRGIKHTDLLAAIAERDRKRSAD, encoded by the coding sequence ATGACTGCCCCTGACGATGACCGTTTCGACTGGCAGGCCGCCGAGGCGGACCTGACCGACCCCACCACCGGCCGGAATGCCGAGGTGGTCGACCTCGATGACGCTCGCGCCCGCCGGCAGGCATCCGTTGCGCCCGGTGGTGACGGAAGCGACCCGGACGACGATGGCGAGGATGCGGAGAGCGTCGCCGATGACCCGGACCGTGACGGCGGGCCGGTCGACGTCGCCGAGGACATTCCCCGCGATGTGCTGGCCCGGCAGCGGCAGCGACGGCCGATCCTGGCCGACTGGGCGCGTTCGTGGCGTGGCTTGCGGGCCGCCGTCCGGCATCAGAGCAAGGACGCCGGCTACGTGGCCGCCTATCACGCGGTGCGCTTGCCGAAGTACGCGGCGAAGACCGCCGTCTACGCCCCGCTGGGTCTGTTCCGGGGCGTCGGCCGGGCGTTGCACTGGGCCAGCGCCGAGGAAGGCAACTGGCACTTGCGGCAGGCCGCCGCGTCGCGCGGTGACGCGGACACGTGGATGAAGCTCGACGCTCGCCGGCAGCGTCAGACCGTGTGGCGGTGGTGGGTGCTCGCCGCGTCGGCCGGCGCGATGGTGGCCGGTGCGACCGTGCTGGCCCTCGGCCCGTCCTGGTGGCGGTGGGTCGCCCTGCTGGCGCTGCTGCCGCTGCTGGCGACGCTCGGCCGTCCGGCGGACAAGCCGCTGACCGACCGGGTTTCTGAGGGCACGCGGTATCGCAAGCTCACCGCCGAGCTGGTGCGCCGGGCGTTGACGTCGCTGCAACTGCCGGCCATCAACTCCGCGGTGGCCAAGGACGCGAAGGCGATCAGCTTCCCGGTGGACATCCACCGGGACGGCCCCGGCCACCTCGCCGTCGTGGATCTGCCGTACGGGGTGGAGGCGTCCGAGGTGGTCGCCCGGCGGGGCAAGCTGGCCTCGGCGATGCGGCTTCCGTTGGATCAGGTGTGGCCCGAGACGGCACCCGGCCACACCGGACGCCTGGCCTTGTGGGTGGGCTACGAACCGGCGTCGCAGATGACTCCGCCGCCGTGGCCGCTGCTGTCGGCCGGGGCGAAGGTCGATCTGTTCAAGGCGTTCCCGTTCGCCACCACGCCCCGGCTGGACACCATCAGCGCGGAGATGATGTTCCGCAACTGGCTGTTCGGTGGTCAGCCCGGATCGGGTAAGACGTTCGCGCTGCGGTTGCTGCTGCTGGCCGCGTCGCTGGACCCGCGTGCGGAGATCCGGGGTTACGAGTTGAAGGGCGTTGGGGACTTCGCCGTGCTGGAGCCGGTGATGAGCGAGTACGGCAACGGCTTCGATGACGACACCCTCGCCCGGTGCGCCGCGTTCATCGACTGGCTGTACGAAGAGTGCCGCCACCGCTCCAAGCGCATCGAGCACTACGCCCGGCTTGGGAAGGCCCCGGAGAACAAGGTCACCCCGGAACTGGCATCGCTCAAGGGGTCCGGTCTTCACCCCCTCGTCGCCTGGTTCGATGAGCTGCAAGAGCTGATGACCAGCAAGTACGGCAAGGACGCCGGAGAGAAGTTGGAGAAGGTCATCAAGCTCGGCCGCGCGCTCGGCGTGATGATCGCGATCGGTACGCAGATCCCGGACAAGGACAGCTTGCCGACCGGCATCAGCCGCAACGTCAACTCCCGGTTCTGCCTGTCCGTGGCGGACCAGACCGCGAACGACATGATCCTTGGTACCTCGGCCTACAAGCAGGGGCTGCGTGCCACGGTGTTCGTGCCGGTCGATGAAGCAGGGTGGGGCATCCTGCGCGGGTTCGGGCCGAAGGCGTCGGCGGTGAAGTCGTACTACGTCAACACCGCCACCGCCGCCCAGGTGGTCACCCGTGCCGTCGCGCTGCGGCAGTCGTCCGGGACGCTGCCCGTCCCGGACGAGCAGACCCGGCAGGTGGCTCCGGTCGCCGATGTCCTCGGCGACCTGGCCCGCGTGTGGCCGGGGGATGAGAAGTCGGCGTGGAACGAGACGCTGTGCGGTTTGCTCGCCGAGCTGCGACCCGACGTCTACGGCGGGTGGGAAGCCGCGCAGCTCACCACCGCGCTCAAGCCCCACCCGTCGATCAAGGTCGCCGATGTGGGTCGGCGCATCGACGGCAAGTCGGTCACCCGGCGCGGCATCAAGCACACCGACCTACTCGCCGCGATCGCGGAGCGTGACCGCAAGCGGTCGGCCGACTGA
- a CDS encoding DUF3307 domain-containing protein: MLADPTGSRVAVFAAVFVALYAAHQVADHWIQTQHQADCKGQPGWTGRIACAAHVATYTATAVLALVFLIAGTGLRLDPWGVTVGLTISAATHYIADRRTPLRWIADRTGSARFYRLGAPRPGRDDNPSLGTGAYALDQSWHIGWLFMAALFCAV; this comes from the coding sequence ATGCTCGCAGACCCCACCGGTTCCCGCGTGGCCGTGTTCGCGGCCGTGTTCGTCGCCCTCTACGCCGCGCACCAAGTGGCCGATCACTGGATCCAGACTCAGCACCAGGCCGACTGCAAGGGCCAACCCGGCTGGACCGGCCGCATCGCCTGCGCCGCACACGTGGCCACCTACACCGCCACGGCAGTGCTGGCGTTGGTGTTCCTGATCGCCGGCACCGGCCTCCGCCTCGACCCTTGGGGCGTCACGGTAGGACTCACCATCTCCGCCGCCACGCACTACATCGCCGACCGGCGCACCCCGCTGCGCTGGATCGCCGACCGCACGGGCAGCGCCCGGTTCTACCGGCTCGGCGCGCCCCGGCCGGGCCGCGACGACAACCCCTCACTCGGCACCGGCGCGTACGCGCTGGATCAGTCCTGGCACATCGGGTGGCTGTTCATGGCCGCCCTGTTCTGCGCGGTCTGA
- a CDS encoding DUF2637 domain-containing protein — protein MTALASAHPRTVADLLPGAVALADQLGEVPSRNRLMREFKIGAPKADALRAELTDRTASPNRDGGTHMPADPFDHTDPTTPDPKPTHPGPAPTPPATPDPAPAPTGEPVNGSPQVAVDGHPGTNITSTPRAGRVTGRGWAYIGVTLGGAVSIAANVAHTYLPKPPDGAPDWWTPDPNWSPSLLAVVLSVFWPVALFVAVEILTRIPWGDGLGSIIARISGVLPVALVAAVVSYRHLSGLLEHYGEDPLTVAIGPLAVDGLMVMASAALLAVSRRKATLS, from the coding sequence ATGACCGCCCTCGCAAGCGCCCACCCCCGCACCGTGGCAGACCTGCTACCCGGTGCCGTCGCCCTGGCCGACCAGCTCGGCGAGGTGCCGTCACGTAACCGGCTGATGCGCGAGTTCAAGATTGGTGCGCCCAAGGCCGACGCCCTGCGCGCCGAACTGACCGACAGAACCGCCAGCCCGAACCGGGACGGCGGCACGCACATGCCGGCCGACCCGTTCGACCACACCGACCCGACCACGCCGGACCCGAAGCCGACCCACCCCGGACCCGCACCCACCCCACCGGCTACGCCGGACCCGGCACCCGCCCCGACCGGCGAGCCGGTGAACGGGTCGCCGCAGGTCGCGGTGGACGGACACCCGGGTACCAACATCACCTCCACGCCGCGCGCTGGCCGGGTTACCGGGCGCGGGTGGGCGTACATCGGGGTAACCCTCGGCGGGGCGGTGTCCATCGCCGCGAACGTGGCCCACACCTACCTACCGAAGCCGCCCGATGGTGCGCCCGACTGGTGGACCCCGGACCCGAACTGGTCCCCGTCGCTACTGGCGGTGGTGCTGTCGGTGTTCTGGCCGGTCGCACTGTTCGTCGCTGTGGAGATCCTGACCCGCATCCCGTGGGGCGACGGACTCGGCTCAATCATCGCCCGAATCTCCGGCGTACTACCCGTGGCCTTAGTCGCCGCTGTCGTGTCCTACCGACACCTATCGGGCCTGCTCGAGCACTACGGCGAAGACCCACTCACCGTGGCGATCGGCCCGCTCGCGGTCGACGGGCTGATGGTCATGGCGTCAGCCGCACTACTGGCCGTTAGCCGCCGCAAGGCCACCCTGAGCTAG
- a CDS encoding DUF6284 family protein produces the protein MRTRLAPVTAVPTAAELAAIDVEWPLIAAELDVLDAEIALIYADDHGGPTALDWRRLRRAESRLTRTAADLATRTSEPDRVA, from the coding sequence GTGCGAACGCGCCTTGCCCCCGTCACCGCCGTGCCGACCGCCGCCGAACTGGCTGCGATCGATGTCGAATGGCCGCTGATCGCCGCCGAGCTGGACGTGCTCGACGCCGAGATCGCCCTGATCTACGCCGACGACCACGGCGGCCCGACCGCGCTGGACTGGCGTCGGCTGCGCCGCGCCGAGTCGCGCCTGACCCGCACCGCCGCCGACCTGGCCACCCGTACCAGCGAGCCGGACCGCGTGGCCTGA
- a CDS encoding helix-turn-helix domain-containing protein: MSKSTSENDRSPRFRSVPETAEILGMSEVTLYRAIREGQFPAVKVRGRYVVPSRALDDMEAAAMSTGAVVDAAEHAVTKVA, from the coding sequence ATGAGCAAGTCAACCAGCGAGAACGACCGGTCGCCACGCTTCCGCTCCGTTCCCGAAACCGCCGAGATTCTCGGCATGTCCGAGGTGACGCTGTACCGCGCAATCCGCGAGGGGCAGTTTCCCGCCGTCAAGGTGCGCGGCCGATACGTCGTTCCGTCCCGCGCCCTGGACGACATGGAGGCGGCGGCAATGTCAACGGGTGCTGTCGTAGACGCCGCCGAACACGCGGTCACGAAGGTTGCCTGA
- a CDS encoding NUDIX hydrolase: MKVVDQWTGQYACALQAAVRETQDEFSARLGVNRRTVAMWHERPDVILQPAAQRELDKSLDRLTESQQIRFARQLRSEDRSHADNSNSVALSVAIAVVVSEDTVLLVCRRDADPSGITWQFPAGIVKPGASAQTIAMRETLAETGVHCSVRATLGNRIHPLSGVFCEYFLCDYLAGSVQNKDPDENIDAIWAPRDSVTRFIRVDTIFPPIIEALEGKS, from the coding sequence TTGAAAGTCGTTGACCAATGGACGGGGCAGTACGCGTGCGCGCTGCAAGCAGCGGTACGGGAAACTCAAGATGAGTTCTCCGCTCGGCTCGGCGTCAACCGGCGCACGGTGGCGATGTGGCATGAGAGACCTGACGTCATTCTCCAGCCGGCCGCCCAGCGGGAGTTGGACAAGTCACTCGACAGGCTTACCGAGTCGCAGCAGATTCGATTTGCTCGCCAGTTGCGTAGCGAAGACCGAAGCCATGCCGACAATTCGAACAGCGTTGCGCTCTCTGTAGCCATTGCGGTTGTGGTGTCCGAGGACACGGTGTTGTTGGTGTGTCGCCGCGATGCAGACCCGAGCGGGATAACGTGGCAGTTCCCGGCCGGAATTGTGAAGCCTGGCGCATCCGCACAGACAATCGCCATGCGTGAGACGTTGGCCGAGACTGGCGTCCACTGCTCGGTACGAGCTACGCTCGGAAACCGAATACATCCGCTTTCGGGCGTGTTCTGTGAGTACTTCCTGTGCGACTACCTCGCCGGAAGCGTTCAGAATAAAGATCCCGACGAGAACATCGACGCCATCTGGGCACCGAGAGACAGCGTAACGCGCTTCATTCGCGTAGATACCATTTTCCCACCAATAATTGAAGCTTTGGAAGGAAAATCATGA
- a CDS encoding NUDIX hydrolase has translation MTEQSTAERPAIAAAVIVSHGQVLMVRRREREGQLSWQFPAGEVEPGETGADAAIRETREEVGLKVDVDRLLGERVHPATGRRMIYVACTVLDGTAHVADEDELAEVEWCDRAKLTSYVPYPFFGPVQDYFDTRLA, from the coding sequence ATGACAGAGCAGTCCACAGCCGAGCGACCTGCGATCGCAGCGGCGGTCATCGTCTCCCATGGGCAGGTCCTGATGGTGCGCAGAAGGGAGCGGGAAGGCCAACTGTCGTGGCAGTTCCCGGCGGGTGAAGTCGAGCCCGGCGAGACCGGCGCCGACGCCGCTATTCGGGAGACGCGGGAGGAAGTTGGGCTGAAAGTAGACGTTGATCGTCTACTCGGTGAACGAGTCCATCCGGCCACTGGGCGTCGCATGATCTACGTCGCTTGCACTGTCTTGGACGGCACAGCGCATGTAGCAGATGAGGACGAGTTGGCGGAGGTGGAATGGTGCGACCGGGCCAAACTAACGAGCTACGTTCCGTACCCGTTCTTTGGCCCGGTTCAGGACTATTTTGACACCCGACTCGCCTAA
- a CDS encoding nucleoside-diphosphate kinase: MATVERTLVLLKPDAVARGLAGRIIQRLEDAGLKIVGTKMKQLDAEFTKRHYFDLEERFGSSVYEKTATFMQQGPVLAFAIEGVEAAKNVRRLVGATFPNEAPAGTIRGDFAHVSKAYTDAQHKVIANLVHASGNSEEAKYEIDLWFDASELFEYETLAEKYTF, translated from the coding sequence ATGGCGACCGTGGAGCGAACTCTCGTGCTTCTCAAGCCGGATGCCGTGGCGCGCGGGCTCGCGGGCCGCATCATCCAGCGTCTTGAAGACGCAGGGCTCAAGATTGTCGGCACGAAGATGAAGCAGTTGGACGCGGAGTTTACCAAGCGCCACTACTTCGATCTGGAGGAGCGGTTCGGTTCGTCTGTCTATGAGAAGACCGCCACATTCATGCAGCAGGGTCCGGTACTGGCGTTCGCCATCGAAGGAGTCGAGGCGGCGAAGAACGTCCGTCGACTCGTCGGCGCCACGTTCCCGAATGAGGCTCCGGCCGGCACGATCCGGGGCGACTTCGCACACGTTTCGAAGGCGTACACCGACGCGCAACACAAGGTTATTGCGAACCTTGTCCACGCTTCGGGCAACTCCGAGGAAGCCAAGTACGAGATTGACTTGTGGTTTGACGCGAGCGAGCTTTTCGAGTACGAGACCCTCGCCGAGAAATACACCTTCTAA
- a CDS encoding tyrosine-type recombinase/integrase, with product MPAKSRATGRQRGRIETLPSGSLRVKVYAGTDPITGKRHDLTDTIPPGPTAKKDAQKALTRLLGQLDEKRNPRTKATVGQLMDRYFEVLNVGETTRSTYDGYVKNHIRPLLGDLPLSRLDGETLDSFYAELRRCRRHCRGRATTEHRTNRPHECDERCGKHQCRPLADSSISQIHGILSGAMKRSLRWRWLGSNPMEQAARPTPGRPDPQPPTPEQASKIATEAWRDLDWGMLVWLSLMTGARRGELCALRWDRVDFATGILVIRSSIAQLGAKMWEKDTKTHQQRRITLDDLTLALLRAYLRRCKERAKAVALELPDDARVFSLLPDGSDWLKPDSVSQRYTRMCERLGWDMNLHQLRHYSATELIAAGVDVRTVAGRLGHGGGGTTTLRVYSAWVSEADQRAAGSLASRMPALPVGVEGDGERTAVPSPVTEDSAPYLRIAEDLRGAIRCGALKLGDQLPTIAVLGERYGVAISTAQRAIATLADADQITVSRGKRATVAVEAI from the coding sequence ATGCCAGCAAAGTCCCGAGCCACGGGGCGCCAACGTGGCCGCATCGAAACCCTTCCCAGCGGATCACTAAGGGTGAAGGTCTATGCCGGGACCGACCCCATCACCGGCAAGCGGCACGACCTTACCGACACGATCCCGCCCGGACCGACGGCCAAGAAGGATGCGCAGAAGGCGCTGACGCGACTTCTTGGTCAGCTTGATGAGAAGCGCAACCCCCGAACGAAGGCCACGGTCGGTCAGCTCATGGACCGGTACTTTGAGGTGCTGAACGTTGGCGAGACCACGCGGTCCACGTACGACGGATACGTGAAGAACCACATCCGGCCGCTGCTCGGCGATCTACCGCTGTCTCGGCTAGACGGCGAGACGCTCGACTCCTTCTACGCCGAGCTTCGGCGCTGCCGCAGGCACTGTCGTGGCCGCGCGACGACCGAGCATCGTACGAACCGGCCGCACGAGTGTGACGAGCGATGCGGGAAGCACCAGTGCCGGCCGCTGGCTGACTCGTCCATCAGCCAGATTCACGGCATCCTGAGCGGAGCGATGAAGCGTTCCCTGCGGTGGCGCTGGCTGGGCAGCAACCCGATGGAGCAAGCGGCGCGACCGACGCCAGGTCGGCCCGATCCGCAGCCACCGACTCCGGAACAGGCGTCGAAGATCGCCACGGAGGCGTGGCGGGATCTCGACTGGGGGATGCTGGTCTGGCTTTCCCTGATGACAGGAGCGCGTCGGGGCGAGCTGTGTGCGCTTCGCTGGGATCGCGTCGACTTCGCCACGGGCATCCTCGTGATTCGGTCGAGCATCGCGCAGCTTGGCGCCAAGATGTGGGAGAAGGACACCAAGACCCACCAGCAGCGCCGTATCACCCTCGACGACCTCACGCTGGCGCTGCTGCGCGCGTACCTTCGCCGGTGTAAGGAACGCGCCAAGGCTGTCGCCCTGGAACTGCCGGACGACGCCCGGGTGTTCTCCCTCCTGCCGGACGGTTCCGACTGGCTCAAGCCTGACTCCGTGAGCCAGCGATACACCCGGATGTGCGAACGCCTCGGCTGGGACATGAACCTGCACCAGCTTCGGCACTACTCGGCGACAGAACTGATCGCCGCTGGCGTCGACGTTCGTACCGTCGCCGGGCGCCTCGGGCATGGCGGCGGCGGGACCACGACCCTGAGGGTCTACAGCGCCTGGGTGTCCGAGGCCGACCAGCGGGCCGCCGGTTCCCTGGCGAGCCGGATGCCGGCACTGCCGGTCGGCGTCGAAGGTGACGGCGAAAGAACGGCCGTGCCGTCGCCCGTTACCGAAGACTCAGCGCCCTACCTCCGAATCGCGGAGGATCTGCGCGGCGCCATCCGGTGTGGCGCGCTCAAGCTTGGCGACCAGCTCCCCACAATCGCCGTGCTGGGAGAGCGGTACGGCGTCGCCATCAGCACGGCGCAGCGAGCTATCGCCACGCTCGCCGATGCCGACCAGATCACGGTGTCACGCGGCAAGCGCGCCACGGTCGCCGTGGAGGCAATCTGA